The Oncorhynchus mykiss isolate Arlee chromosome 30, USDA_OmykA_1.1, whole genome shotgun sequence genome includes a window with the following:
- the LOC110521874 gene encoding myc-associated zinc finger protein isoform X2, whose product MDSSWSNFLFQTPLSQTQSETALQSELLPDMTGSAQSPPTEHIAPPPSTVDTAALNEEPLPEKAVSKPGRPTHICNTCNKQFKNNYNLRRHQSVHTGIKMKDRAAREREDESKGGGGRQTIPLSLLHLSLPSHPPPAESLPQPSPLGNQEGQPVAVSIAPATVTMAAPQVLQAAVVVAGTMVQNQNLGPQPNPSPNQVRKNHACEACGKAFRDVYHLNRHRLSHSDEKPYHCPICQQRFKRKDRMSYHVRSHQGGVEKPYVCPHCAKGFSRPDHLNSHVRQVHSTERPFKCPTCTSAFATRDRLRAHLIRHEEKVPCHICGKLLSAAYITDHMRVHNQSQHHACHLCNRSFTTLTYLRVHAQKHHGQEWKESGGTRGMFGGAGAGGVLLCQLCGVQCKTPTQLQGHMGTHAVTQVQGEPSSSLAGTGTMAVAVSLSGSSTVGLLVTDCSSIAPHSLS is encoded by the exons ATGGATTCTTCTTGGAGTAATTTTCTCTTTCAg ACTCCTCTCTCACAGACCCAGTCTGAGACAGCCCTCCAATCAGAGCTGCTTCCGGACATGACTGGCTCTGCCCAGAGCCCCCCTACAGAGCATATAGCCCCTCCCCCATCCACAGTGGACACAGCCGCCCTGAATGAAGAGCCATTACCTG aGAAGGCCGTCTCCAAGCCTGGCCGGCCGACACACATCTGCAACACATGTAACAAGCAGTTTAAAAACAACTACAACCTCCGGCGCCATCAGTCGGTGCACACTGGCATCAAAATGAAGGACAGagcagccagagagagggaggatgagagcaagggaggaggaggacggcaaacaatccctctctccctcctccacctttctctgccctctcatcctcctcccgcAGAATCCCTCCCCCAACCCTCCCCACTTGGAAACCAGGAGGGCCAACCTGTTGCGGTGTCCATTGCCCCAGCTACCGTCACCATGGCTGCGCCCCAGGTGCTCcaagctgcagttgtggttgccgGGACAATGGTACAG AACCAGAACCTGGGGCCtcaacccaaccctagccccaaccAGGTGAGGAAGAACCATGCGTGTGAGGCCTGTGGGAAGGCCTTCCGAGACGTGTACCACCTGAACCGCCACCGGCTTTCCCACTCGGACGAAAAGCCCTACCACTGCCCCATCTGCCAGCAGCGCTTCAAGAGGAAAGACCGCATGAGCTACCATGTACGCTCACACCAAGGAGGAGTGGAGAAACCTTATGTCTGCCCCCACTGCGCCAAGGGATTCTCACG ACCCGACCACCTCAACAGTCACGTCAGACAGGTGCACTCCACTGAGAGACCCTTCAAGTGCCCG ACCTGCACGTCTGCCTTCGCCACGAGGGACCGTCTCCGTGCCCACCTGATTCGCCATGAGGAGAAGGTGCCGTGCCACATCTGTGGCAAGCTCCTCTCTGCCGCCTACATCACCGATCACATGAGGGTCCACAACCAATCACAGCACCATGCCTGCCACCTCTGCAACCGCA GCTTCACCACCCTCACCTACCTGCGTGTCCACGCTCAGAAACACCACGGCCAGGAGTGGAAGGAGAGCGGTGGGACACGGGGCATGTTCGGCGGGGCCGGTGCCGGCGGGGTGCTGCTGTGCCAACTGTGTGGGGTGCAGTGCAAGACACCCACCCAGCTACAGGGCCACATGGGCACCCACGCCGTCACCCAGGTCCAGGGCGAGCCCAGCAGTAGCCTCGCGGGGACCGGTACCATGGCTGTGGCCGTGTCTCTGTCAGGCAGCTCAACTGTGGGCCTGCTGGTCACTGACTGCTCCAGCATCGCCCCCCATTCTCTCAGCTAG
- the LOC110521874 gene encoding myc-associated zinc finger protein isoform X1, translated as MDSSWSNFLFQTPLSQTQSETALQSELLPDMTGSAQSPPTEHIAPPPSTVDTAALNEEPLPGKASINPCYSLEINFGEKAVSKPGRPTHICNTCNKQFKNNYNLRRHQSVHTGIKMKDRAAREREDESKGGGGRQTIPLSLLHLSLPSHPPPAESLPQPSPLGNQEGQPVAVSIAPATVTMAAPQVLQAAVVVAGTMVQNQNLGPQPNPSPNQVRKNHACEACGKAFRDVYHLNRHRLSHSDEKPYHCPICQQRFKRKDRMSYHVRSHQGGVEKPYVCPHCAKGFSRPDHLNSHVRQVHSTERPFKCPTCTSAFATRDRLRAHLIRHEEKVPCHICGKLLSAAYITDHMRVHNQSQHHACHLCNRSFTTLTYLRVHAQKHHGQEWKESGGTRGMFGGAGAGGVLLCQLCGVQCKTPTQLQGHMGTHAVTQVQGEPSSSLAGTGTMAVAVSLSGSSTVGLLVTDCSSIAPHSLS; from the exons ATGGATTCTTCTTGGAGTAATTTTCTCTTTCAg ACTCCTCTCTCACAGACCCAGTCTGAGACAGCCCTCCAATCAGAGCTGCTTCCGGACATGACTGGCTCTGCCCAGAGCCCCCCTACAGAGCATATAGCCCCTCCCCCATCCACAGTGGACACAGCCGCCCTGAATGAAGAGCCATTACCTG GAAAAGCCTCAATCAACCCTTGttacagtttggaaatcaactttggag aGAAGGCCGTCTCCAAGCCTGGCCGGCCGACACACATCTGCAACACATGTAACAAGCAGTTTAAAAACAACTACAACCTCCGGCGCCATCAGTCGGTGCACACTGGCATCAAAATGAAGGACAGagcagccagagagagggaggatgagagcaagggaggaggaggacggcaaacaatccctctctccctcctccacctttctctgccctctcatcctcctcccgcAGAATCCCTCCCCCAACCCTCCCCACTTGGAAACCAGGAGGGCCAACCTGTTGCGGTGTCCATTGCCCCAGCTACCGTCACCATGGCTGCGCCCCAGGTGCTCcaagctgcagttgtggttgccgGGACAATGGTACAG AACCAGAACCTGGGGCCtcaacccaaccctagccccaaccAGGTGAGGAAGAACCATGCGTGTGAGGCCTGTGGGAAGGCCTTCCGAGACGTGTACCACCTGAACCGCCACCGGCTTTCCCACTCGGACGAAAAGCCCTACCACTGCCCCATCTGCCAGCAGCGCTTCAAGAGGAAAGACCGCATGAGCTACCATGTACGCTCACACCAAGGAGGAGTGGAGAAACCTTATGTCTGCCCCCACTGCGCCAAGGGATTCTCACG ACCCGACCACCTCAACAGTCACGTCAGACAGGTGCACTCCACTGAGAGACCCTTCAAGTGCCCG ACCTGCACGTCTGCCTTCGCCACGAGGGACCGTCTCCGTGCCCACCTGATTCGCCATGAGGAGAAGGTGCCGTGCCACATCTGTGGCAAGCTCCTCTCTGCCGCCTACATCACCGATCACATGAGGGTCCACAACCAATCACAGCACCATGCCTGCCACCTCTGCAACCGCA GCTTCACCACCCTCACCTACCTGCGTGTCCACGCTCAGAAACACCACGGCCAGGAGTGGAAGGAGAGCGGTGGGACACGGGGCATGTTCGGCGGGGCCGGTGCCGGCGGGGTGCTGCTGTGCCAACTGTGTGGGGTGCAGTGCAAGACACCCACCCAGCTACAGGGCCACATGGGCACCCACGCCGTCACCCAGGTCCAGGGCGAGCCCAGCAGTAGCCTCGCGGGGACCGGTACCATGGCTGTGGCCGTGTCTCTGTCAGGCAGCTCAACTGTGGGCCTGCTGGTCACTGACTGCTCCAGCATCGCCCCCCATTCTCTCAGCTAG